Below is a window of Hydrogenovibrio crunogenus DNA.
AAAAACATATTACGCTCACGGCGGCACGGTTGACACAAGTACAGATGGCATTCAGAGCCATTGAAGAACAAATCGATGCGTTAACGTATAACGGGTTTGAATGCATTGAAAAACGGCCAGGCCTGGTGGTTTTTGAACACAACAATCAACCCTATCGCATTGAGTTCAAAGCGCCTGATGATTTGATTGCGAAGACAAATGTCACCGACATTCTGCTGATAGACGAATCCGCACACTTACCCTTACCGATGTTAAAACAGCTTTTGCAACAGTATTCCCGGACGGTTCTGGCGACCACTCAGCAAGGCTATGAGGGATCAGGACGAGGGTTTCAACTCAAACTCTCACACTATTTGACCCAACATTACCCAGGTTGGAAGCCTCTACAAATGAAGACACCGATTCGATGGCATGCTCAAGATCCATTGGAAAAAAGTGTCAACCAACTCTTATTGTTAGAAGAAGCGCTGCCCGAGGTCAAATCCCATCAGAGCTCACCAATTGAAGCCTGCCAAATAGAACGCTGTTCCGTTTTGGAATTGTTGGATTCGTCAAAAGGTAAAACTCGACTCAAACAAATTTTTCAATTGTTAACGCAAGCGCACTACCAAACACGACCCAATGATTTAATGCAGATTTTGGAAGTGCCGAACCAACAACTTTGGGTTGCACAGGTATCGGGTCAAATCATCGGTGTGGTACTGGCTGTTGAAGAAGGATTGCTGCCGCAAGATTTGGGTGAAAATCGTCGTGCGCAAGGGCACTTATTTCCTCAGCTCATGGCTAAGAATACAGCAGAGCGTTCCTGGCTTGCACTCAAAACTTTACGCATTCAACGGATTGCTGTGCAGTTAAATGCACAACAGCAAGGCATTGGCTCACAACTGCTCAATGAATTTCTGCAAGCCAATCAAGCTGACTACGACTGTGTAACCACCAGCTACGGCGCAACTCCAGAATTGATCCAGTTTTGGCGCAAACACCAATTTGTTCCCTTACATCTAGGGCTCAAACGAGATAAGGCCAGTGGTATGCACTCTTTAGCGATGTGTCGGCCCTTTTCCGCCACTGCTAAGGCATTGACTGACTCGACCTTAGCCGCGTTCCAAAACCAATTTGCCTGGAATCTGACCGAGAGTTTTAAAGGATTGGAATCAGCACTGGTCATCACATTACTGCAAGGGTGTGACTTTCCCATCGTTTCTTTTCCTAAAGGTTACTTACAACAACAGCCTTATGAAGTGGTGGCGTATCAATTACGACAGTGGACTTTAGCCCACATCAACCACTTGGCGACACAGCCTTTGGCGGAAAGTTGGGTTGAAAAAGTGTTGCAAACACACCCTTGGCAGCAGGTGTGTTTAAAAGAAAGTTTGAATCGAAAAGCGCTGGAATTCGAATTTAAGGCTTGGTTAAAAGCACATCTTTAAGCGCACAAATCATTCTTAGTTGTCAAAAACCACGGTTTTGTTGCCATGAATCAAAACACGGTCTTCCAAGTGATAACGCAAGCCACGAGACAGCACGGTTTTTTCCACATCTCGCCCTAAACGGCGCATGTCTTCAATGCTGTGCGA
It encodes the following:
- a CDS encoding GNAT family N-acetyltransferase, yielding MTQASPDLKNWSQQLHNTLTFHRHRACLVLSGELSWQQQMLNTVIQPDTKGLFIGSHSLHLQAEATHPKQLKLLLGQETDFAIFRAEEGIEADALGIVSGMIRAGGLCIICLPDQATFKNLPNPLLKHFLNFPLTPKDSLKGFNHYLWQQLQHTALWCTPHNPLPDLSVLKPATDSLEWQGDKTPDQVMALDAIHHVAYGHRKRPLVLTADRGRGKSTALGLACVELIRSGKKHITLTAARLTQVQMAFRAIEEQIDALTYNGFECIEKRPGLVVFEHNNQPYRIEFKAPDDLIAKTNVTDILLIDESAHLPLPMLKQLLQQYSRTVLATTQQGYEGSGRGFQLKLSHYLTQHYPGWKPLQMKTPIRWHAQDPLEKSVNQLLLLEEALPEVKSHQSSPIEACQIERCSVLELLDSSKGKTRLKQIFQLLTQAHYQTRPNDLMQILEVPNQQLWVAQVSGQIIGVVLAVEEGLLPQDLGENRRAQGHLFPQLMAKNTAERSWLALKTLRIQRIAVQLNAQQQGIGSQLLNEFLQANQADYDCVTTSYGATPELIQFWRKHQFVPLHLGLKRDKASGMHSLAMCRPFSATAKALTDSTLAAFQNQFAWNLTESFKGLESALVITLLQGCDFPIVSFPKGYLQQQPYEVVAYQLRQWTLAHINHLATQPLAESWVEKVLQTHPWQQVCLKESLNRKALEFEFKAWLKAHL